A window of the Lactuca sativa cultivar Salinas chromosome 7, Lsat_Salinas_v11, whole genome shotgun sequence genome harbors these coding sequences:
- the LOC111883655 gene encoding two-pore potassium channel 1 encodes MAEDGLKDALLKRRKHDQKGRILPSKENYLSLKQVAIFLAIYLAIGTICFFLVRDQISGRKTNGILDSMYFCVVTMTTVGYGDLVPETNFAKLLACVFVFMGMGLGGFALSKAADYIVEKEEIIVVKAMHIHDACGLNEILNEAERYKVKYKFLTVLILIAFLAIVGTVFLSIFENMTFFDAFYCVCATITTLGYGDKSFSSSRGRLFAVFWILMSTISLAQMFVYLVELWTESRQRRLVDWVLHRKLTIQDIEKADLDNDKRVSPAEYVVYKLKEMGLVSEQLIMNVMEGFNDLDVDHSGTLTVNDVSD; translated from the exons AGCTTAAAACAAGTTGCAATCTTCTTGGCGATTTACCTAGCCATAGGCACCATCTGTTTTTTCCTTGTTCGAGATCAAATCAGTGGTAGGAAAACCAATGGAATCCTTGATTCCATGTATTTTTGCGTTGTGACAATGACAACCGTAGGGTATGGGGATTTAGTCCCAGAAACCAATTTCGCAAAGCTTCTAGCTTGTGTTTTCGTGTTTATGGGGATGGGTCTTGGTGGCTTCGCTCTTAGTAAAGCAGCAGACTATATAGTAGAAAAGGAGGAAATTATCGTTGTAAAAGCCATGCATATCCATGATGCATGTGGTCTGAATGAGATCCTGAATGAGGCAGAAAGATATAAAGTCAAGTATAAATTTTTAACAGTCTTGATACTCATTGCCTTCCTGGCAATCGTTGGAACTGTGTTCTTATCTATATTCGAAAACATGACTTTCTTTGATGCTTTTTATTGTGTTTGTGCTACCATAACCACACTGGGTTATGGGGATAAGAGCTTTTCAAGCTCAAGAGGCCGATTGTTTGCAGTTTTCTGGATCTTAATGAGTACCATCTCATTAGCACAGATGTTTGTGTACTTGGTTGAACTATGGACTGAAAGTAGACAAAGACGACTTGTGGATTGGGTACTTCATAGGAAATTGACAATTCAAGATATTGAGAAAGCTGATCTTGACAATGATAAACGTGTCAG TCCTGCAGAATACGTTGTTTATAAGCTGAAAGAGATGGGTTTGGTAAGCGAACAACTAATCATGAATGTGATGGAAGGATTTAACGATTTGGATGTTGATCATTCAGGCACATTGACAGTAAACGATGTATCAGACTAA
- the LOC111876418 gene encoding protein PYRICULARIA ORYZAE RESISTANCE 21 encodes MASEKVTVMILNVDLKCPCCYKKVKKVLCKFPQIRDQVFDEDKNKVTITVVCCNPEKIRDKLCCKGGKAIQSIEIVENKPKPPEKPKPVDKPKPPEPEKPKVIEKKPEPKPPPVVVPAPVEKPKVDPPKPDPPKPDPPKEVPPKKPDPAPTPKPPVVVPQPEPVKMPEPMHGYPQPFCPPQFPVSVCCQECYEGRGGGPCHYGYGRPVPPPPGPCYDGYGYQYGGNRPCYARCDYFSEENPQGCSVM; translated from the exons atGGCGTCTGAAAAG GTTACAGTAATGATACTGAATGTTGATCTTAAATGCCCCTGCTGCTACAAGAAGGTCAAGAAAGTCCTCTGTAAATTCCCCC AAATAAGGGATCAAGTGTTTGATGAGGACAAAAATAAGGTTACGATCACAGTCGTATGCTGCAATCCTGAGAAGATCAGAGACAAGCTTTGTTGCAAAGGTGGGAAGGCAATCCAGAGCATTGAGATCGTCGAGAACAAACCGAAGCCACCGGAAAAACCGAAGCCTGTCGATAAGCCGAAACCCCCAGAACCTGAGAAGCCGAAGGTAATCGAGAAAAAACCAGAGCCCAAGCCCCCTCCGGTTGTAGTTCCGGCGCCGGTTGAAAAGCCTAAAGTCGATCCTCCCAAACCCGATCCACCAAAACCTGATCCACCGAAAGAGGTTCCACCGAAAAAACCCGATCCTGCTCCAACTCCGAAGCCACCTGTTGTTGTTCCACAGCCGGAGCCGGTGAAGATGCCTGAACCGATGCATGGATACCCGCAGCCCTTCTGTCCACCGCAGTTCCCAGTTTCGGTGTGTTGCCAGGAGTGCTATGAAGGTCGCGGAGGAGGGCCATGTCATTATGGATATGGAAGGCCCGTACCACCACCACCAGGCCCATGCTACGACGGTTATGGATACCAATACGGTGGAAACAGGCCGTGTTATGCGAGGTGTGATTATTTCAGTGAAGAAAACCCACAAGGATGTTCGGTAATGTAA